TCATGGCGACGTCGTCGACCGCCGCCCGGTCGACCTCGGAGCCGTCGCCCCCGACGAGGAACTCCTCCCACCCCAGCGTGCCGTCGGCGGGCTCGCCGTCGAGGCACACCACGGTGCGCAGCAGCGGCAGGTCGCCGCGGACCTGCTCGACCAGCGGCGCGAACGACGCCTGGTGGACCAGCACGGTGCACCCGAAGAGCTCGAGCAGCTCGCGGTTCTCGGCCGCCTCGTTGCGCGGGTTGACCGGGCACCAGACGGCCCCGGCCCGACTGGTCCCGAAGACGCAGGTGAACGCGACCGGGTCGTTGGCCGACAGGATCGCCACGGTGTCCCCGGGCCGGACACCCACGGCCGCCAGGGCCGCGGCCACGCGCCGGCTCAGCGCCTGCACCTCGGCGTACGACGCGGTGGCGCCGTCGGTGGTCAGGCAGGGGGCCGCGGGGTCGACCGAGGCCCCCTTGTCGAGGTAGTCGGCGAGGCGCACCGCTCCTCAGCCCCCGACCACGAGGGGCGGGCGGCCGGACCCGGGGCTCACATCCCCATCCCGCCGTCGACGGGCAGGCCGGCGCCGTTGACGAACCGGGAGGCGTCGGAGGCCAGGAAGACCACGGCGTCGGCCATGTCGGCGACCTCGCCCAGCCGGCCCGACGGGGTCAGGTCGACCACCGCCGCCACGGCGGCCTCCGGCGACTCGAACAGGCCCAGCGCTGCCATGTCGACCGCGAGGCCCTGACCCATCGCGGTGGGCACCAGCCCGGGGTAGACGCAGTTGACCCGCACGCCGTACCCGAGCTTGCCCGACTCCATGGCCGCGACCCGGGTGAGCCGGTCGACGGCCGACTTGGTGGCCGAGTAGACCGGGATGCCCGGGAAGGCGATGGTCGCCGCGACCGAGGAGATGTTGACGATGCTGCCGCCGCGGCCCGCGAGGCCGTCGGGCCGCATCGTGCGCAGGCCGTGCTTGAGGCCCAGGGCCGTGCCCAGCACGTTGACCTCGAGCATGGTGCGGACGTCGGCCGGGTCGATCTCGGTGACGAGGCTGGTGATCTCCACGCCGGCGTTGTTCACCAGCACGTCGAGGCCCCCGAAGTCCGACGCGGCCGCCGTGACGGCGTTCTCCCAGCTCGCCTCGTCGGTCACGTCGAGGTGCACGAAGCCGTGGCCGTCCCCCTCGAGGCCGTCGGCGACCTCGGCGCCGAGGTCGTCCTGCAGGTCGGCGACGACGACGCGGGCACCGGCCCGGGCCAGCGCCTGGGCCATGCCCTCGCCGAGGCCCTGGGCCCCGCCGGTGACGAGGGCGGTCCGTCCGCTGAGGTCGAGGTGGGTCATGGGGGCTCCCTGGGGTCGTCGGGCCGGGGCGCGCGCCCCGGGTGTGGTGGCGGTCACAACCTCCGCCGGGGGCGCGACCCCTGTCAAGGCACGCTCGGCGGTGGGCCGGCCGCTCCCGCCGGCACCTGGTAGCAAGGGGGCATGACCACCACGGATCGACCCCCCGCGACGGCCCCCACCCCCGCCCCGGGACGGGGACGCGACCGGCAGACGGCCGTCTACCGCGCCGGGGTCGTCGGGCGCCGGCCCCGGGTGCCGGTCGACGCGGCGGCGCTGCAGGCGGCGGCGTCGCGGACGATGTCGCGACGGGCACGGGCCTACGTCGACGGCGGGGCCGGCGAGGGTGCCACGATGCGCCACAACCGCGAGGCCTTCGACCGCTGGCGGGTGGTCCCCCGGGTGCTGCACGCCACCACCCACCGCGACCTCTCGCGCCGGGTCCTGGCCACCGACCTCGCCGCCCCGCTGCTGCTGGCCCCGGTCGGTGCCGGCGCGCTGGTCCGGCCCGACAGCGACCTGCTGATCGCGCGCGGCGCGGCGGCCACCGGCACGCCGTACGTCTTCTCCTCGCAGGGGTGCAACCCGATGGAGGACACGGCGGCGGAGATGGGCACGACGCCGTTCTGGTACCAGCTCTACTGGTCGACCCACGAGCCGCTCGTCGACTCGATGATCGGCCGCGCCGAGGCCCTCGGCGCGCAGGCGCTGGTGGTCACGCTCGACACCACGGTGCTGGGCTGGCGGCCGCAGGACCTCTCGCTCGGCTCGCTGCCCTTCGCGCGCGGCGAGGGCATCGCGCAGTACACCTCCGACCCGGCCTTCCTGGCCCTGCTGCGCGAGCGGGTCGCCGCCGCGCAGGGCCCGGCCGAGAAGGTCGACGTCACCCTGGCCGCGGTCCGCAGCCTGGTGTCGATGACGCGGCGGTTCCCGGGCCGGTTCGTCGACAACCTGCGCTCGCCGGAGCCGCGCGCGGCGGTCGAGACCTTCCTCGGCACCTACTCCAACCCGGCCCTCTCGTGGGACCACCTCGCGACCCTGCGCCACCGCACGTCGCTGCCCGTGGTGCTCAAGGGCGTGCTCCACCCCGACGACGCCGAGCGCGCCCTGGAGGCCGGCATCGACGCGATCGTGGTCTCCAACCACGGCGGCCGCCAGGTCGACCGCTCCGTCGCCTCGCTCGACGCCCTGGTCGCGATCCGCGACCGCGTCGGCCCCGACCCGACCGTGCTGCTCGACAGCGGCGTGCGCACCGGCGCCGACGTCTTCGTGGCCCTCGCCCTCGGCGCCGACGCCTGCCTGCTCGGCCGCCCGCACCTCTACGGCCTCGCGCTCGCGGGCGCCGAGGGCGTGGCCGAGGTCGTCGAGAACGTCGTCGCCGAGCTCGACCTCACCATGGGCCTCGTCGGCGCCGCCACCCTCGACGACATC
This genomic interval from Nocardioides scoriae contains the following:
- a CDS encoding alpha-hydroxy-acid oxidizing protein; translation: MTTTDRPPATAPTPAPGRGRDRQTAVYRAGVVGRRPRVPVDAAALQAAASRTMSRRARAYVDGGAGEGATMRHNREAFDRWRVVPRVLHATTHRDLSRRVLATDLAAPLLLAPVGAGALVRPDSDLLIARGAAATGTPYVFSSQGCNPMEDTAAEMGTTPFWYQLYWSTHEPLVDSMIGRAEALGAQALVVTLDTTVLGWRPQDLSLGSLPFARGEGIAQYTSDPAFLALLRERVAAAQGPAEKVDVTLAAVRSLVSMTRRFPGRFVDNLRSPEPRAAVETFLGTYSNPALSWDHLATLRHRTSLPVVLKGVLHPDDAERALEAGIDAIVVSNHGGRQVDRSVASLDALVAIRDRVGPDPTVLLDSGVRTGADVFVALALGADACLLGRPHLYGLALAGAEGVAEVVENVVAELDLTMGLVGAATLDDIGRGLLVEGR
- a CDS encoding SDR family NAD(P)-dependent oxidoreductase — translated: MTHLDLSGRTALVTGGAQGLGEGMAQALARAGARVVVADLQDDLGAEVADGLEGDGHGFVHLDVTDEASWENAVTAAASDFGGLDVLVNNAGVEITSLVTEIDPADVRTMLEVNVLGTALGLKHGLRTMRPDGLAGRGGSIVNISSVAATIAFPGIPVYSATKSAVDRLTRVAAMESGKLGYGVRVNCVYPGLVPTAMGQGLAVDMAALGLFESPEAAVAAVVDLTPSGRLGEVADMADAVVFLASDASRFVNGAGLPVDGGMGM